One Bacteroidota bacterium DNA window includes the following coding sequences:
- a CDS encoding tetratricopeptide repeat protein, which produces MQQHRKKELSRRPTGRPRAGFLTVTILLPFLLLAALEGVLRLTHYGPDLSLFASEQVGGRSYLVMNPDVKDRYFSHVEFSPNTSPDYFTIPKAANTFRIFCLGGSTTVGYPYGYVGSFSTFLRDRLRALFPERRIEVINLGLTATNSFTVNDIAGELPAYEPDLLIVYDGHNEFYGALGIASHESAGSARWLTRAYLKLIHVRSFLLLRNGVRWVSRLFSAGIVPDRGGTMMERLARDQYIAYGSKSYRACLSNFGENLRELASLCAEQKIPLLLSSQASNLRDRPPFVSGRRDELGDADRAALDESIRAGRDLRKRGEFDSALSFFRRAVRIDSLHADVHYEIARCLDTLGRKPEARREYLQARDYDELRFRTSGDFNEAIRGACRDGSARFVDIEMSLTGQSPDSLLGNNLMLEHLHPNLRGYFLMAKEYARSMRDEGMLASREEWEKRDTLGDEELFRNWAGTDLDLRCAARRIESLTSSWPFTGASLAPSSPHGKAAIDRIVDGIAGGNSTWEQGHVAAARYYESTGHTGEAEREYGALMNQLPYNVSAYLIVGQLYLRTNQNGKAYGILRKSLEIEPTRYASLALGTIDINEQRPDSAIPMLEQAVGLSQSAAERAESGTTLAIAYSRNGMKDRAVEELKTILAGNPRYGPAAKLLAQIERPAGGK; this is translated from the coding sequence TTGCAACAGCATCGTAAGAAAGAGCTCTCCCGCCGGCCAACCGGCCGGCCCAGGGCCGGCTTTCTCACCGTCACCATTCTCCTCCCCTTCCTGCTCCTTGCCGCGCTCGAAGGCGTGCTTCGCCTTACCCACTACGGGCCCGATCTCTCTCTCTTCGCCTCTGAGCAGGTCGGGGGGAGGTCGTACCTGGTGATGAATCCGGACGTAAAGGACCGGTATTTCTCCCATGTAGAGTTCAGCCCGAACACCTCTCCCGATTACTTCACAATCCCGAAGGCGGCCAATACGTTCCGCATCTTCTGTTTGGGCGGATCGACCACGGTGGGATATCCCTACGGGTATGTCGGGTCTTTTTCCACCTTCCTGCGAGACAGGCTCCGGGCGCTCTTCCCGGAACGGCGGATCGAGGTCATTAACCTCGGGTTGACTGCGACCAACAGCTTCACGGTGAACGACATCGCAGGCGAACTGCCCGCCTACGAGCCGGATCTCCTGATCGTTTATGACGGACACAATGAATTCTATGGAGCCCTCGGCATCGCTTCCCACGAATCTGCCGGCAGCGCGCGCTGGCTGACCCGGGCTTATCTTAAGCTGATCCATGTTCGCTCGTTCCTCCTCCTCCGGAATGGTGTGAGATGGGTCTCAAGGCTCTTTTCCGCCGGCATCGTTCCCGACCGGGGCGGCACAATGATGGAACGGCTCGCCCGCGACCAGTATATCGCCTACGGCAGCAAATCCTATCGCGCGTGCCTGTCGAATTTCGGGGAAAATCTCCGGGAGCTCGCATCCCTGTGCGCGGAGCAGAAGATCCCTCTCCTGTTGAGTTCCCAGGCTTCAAACCTGCGGGACCGCCCTCCGTTCGTTTCCGGACGCCGGGATGAACTCGGCGACGCGGATCGGGCCGCGTTGGATGAATCGATCCGCGCGGGCCGGGACCTCCGCAAGCGGGGGGAATTCGACTCGGCCCTCTCCTTCTTCCGGCGGGCGGTCCGGATCGACTCCCTTCACGCAGACGTCCACTATGAGATTGCGCGGTGCCTCGACACACTCGGCAGAAAGCCCGAAGCGCGGCGCGAATATCTTCAGGCGCGGGACTATGACGAATTGAGGTTCAGAACGAGCGGCGATTTTAACGAGGCGATCCGCGGCGCCTGCAGGGATGGGAGTGCGCGCTTCGTAGACATCGAGATGTCGCTGACCGGGCAATCACCCGACTCCCTCCTCGGAAACAACCTGATGCTCGAACATCTTCACCCCAACCTCAGGGGTTATTTCCTGATGGCCAAGGAGTACGCCCGCTCCATGCGGGACGAAGGAATGCTGGCTTCGAGGGAGGAATGGGAGAAGCGGGACACGCTTGGCGACGAGGAACTCTTCCGAAACTGGGCCGGGACAGACCTCGACCTCCGGTGTGCGGCGCGGAGGATCGAGTCCCTGACATCCTCCTGGCCTTTTACAGGAGCCTCCCTCGCACCCTCTTCCCCCCATGGGAAAGCTGCGATCGACCGCATCGTCGACGGGATCGCCGGGGGAAACTCGACGTGGGAGCAAGGACACGTGGCGGCGGCCCGGTACTACGAATCGACCGGCCACACCGGCGAGGCGGAGCGGGAATACGGCGCGCTGATGAACCAGCTTCCGTACAACGTTTCCGCATACCTTATCGTCGGGCAGCTCTATCTCAGGACAAATCAAAACGGAAAAGCGTACGGGATACTCCGGAAGTCGCTCGAGATCGAACCCACGCGGTACGCCTCTCTTGCGCTCGGGACGATTGACATCAACGAACAGCGTCCGGACTCGGCGATCCCGATGCTCGAGCAGGCGGTGGGGCTCAGCCAGTCTGCGGCGGAGCGCGCCGAGTCGGGAACGACCCTGGCGATCGCCTATTCCCGGAACGGAATGAAGGACCGGGCGGTCGAAGAGCTGAAAACGATTCTCGCCGGGAATCCGCGCTACGGCCCTGCGGCAAAACTCCTGGCGCAGATCGAGCGCCCGGCGGGCGGAAAATAA
- a CDS encoding glycoside hydrolase family 13 protein — MMIPPAPSPANHKPAFPYFALLPILATLLVSVSARALAQPVVPDWAEDAIWYQIFPERFANGDTSNDPPGVEKWGGKPEPRNFFGGDLQGIIDHLDYLQRLGVNALYLNPIFESPSNHKYHTSDYLKIDHNFGDDAVFQRLVGECHRRGMHIIIDGVFNHTGVHFFAFEDIKKNEAKSPYLKWYDVHSFPVGPPEKPNYEAWWGLGDLPKLMTGNPEVRKYLFDATTHWMKAGLDGWRLDVPNEIPHEFWIEWRKLVKAENPEAYIVGEIWDDATPWLQGDQFDAVMNYRFRGGCVGFIALGNQTATQFDSTLTAQRNAYPGRVDYVLQNLIGSHDTERFMTLSGGDAEKVKLAVLAQMTYVGAPMIYYGDEIGMQGGKDPDCRHTMEWDSTKWNLDLWTWYQKLVKIRNDHRLFRRGSYKTVLADDAGKLIGYAREDGSERALVFLNNGSRDAKAPLTGVRLPPDGWRNLLTGTRIPPADSVVVPARSGVILFSSSAE; from the coding sequence ATGATGATCCCACCGGCTCCATCCCCTGCGAATCATAAACCTGCGTTCCCATATTTTGCCCTGCTCCCGATTCTGGCTACCCTTCTCGTCTCGGTTTCCGCACGGGCGTTAGCCCAGCCTGTCGTCCCGGACTGGGCGGAGGACGCGATCTGGTATCAGATTTTCCCTGAGCGGTTCGCCAACGGTGACACGTCCAACGACCCTCCCGGCGTCGAAAAGTGGGGAGGAAAGCCGGAGCCCCGTAATTTCTTCGGAGGGGACCTTCAGGGCATCATCGATCATCTCGATTACCTTCAGCGTTTGGGAGTGAACGCCCTCTATCTCAACCCGATTTTCGAGTCGCCCTCCAACCACAAGTATCACACCTCGGATTATCTCAAGATCGACCACAATTTCGGCGACGATGCCGTTTTCCAACGCCTGGTCGGGGAATGCCATAGAAGGGGCATGCACATCATTATCGACGGCGTGTTCAATCATACGGGCGTCCATTTCTTTGCATTCGAAGATATCAAGAAGAATGAAGCGAAATCCCCCTATCTCAAGTGGTATGACGTTCACAGCTTCCCCGTGGGTCCCCCCGAGAAGCCCAACTACGAGGCGTGGTGGGGCCTCGGTGACCTTCCGAAACTGATGACCGGCAATCCGGAGGTCCGGAAGTATCTGTTCGACGCAACGACGCATTGGATGAAAGCGGGCCTGGACGGATGGCGCCTCGACGTGCCGAATGAGATTCCCCACGAATTCTGGATCGAGTGGAGAAAGCTCGTGAAGGCCGAGAATCCGGAGGCCTATATCGTTGGCGAGATCTGGGATGATGCCACACCCTGGCTTCAGGGTGACCAGTTCGACGCGGTCATGAATTACCGGTTCCGGGGGGGCTGCGTCGGCTTTATCGCGCTGGGAAACCAGACCGCCACCCAGTTCGATTCAACCCTCACCGCCCAGCGCAACGCGTACCCGGGCCGGGTGGACTATGTTCTCCAAAACCTCATCGGCAGTCACGATACCGAGCGGTTCATGACGCTCAGCGGGGGGGATGCGGAGAAGGTGAAGCTGGCGGTCCTGGCCCAGATGACGTACGTCGGCGCTCCCATGATTTACTACGGCGACGAGATCGGCATGCAAGGGGGAAAAGACCCGGACTGCCGCCACACGATGGAGTGGGATTCGACGAAATGGAACCTCGATCTCTGGACGTGGTACCAGAAGCTCGTGAAGATCCGAAACGACCACCGTCTCTTCCGGCGCGGCTCCTACAAGACCGTCCTGGCGGATGACGCGGGCAAGCTGATCGGATATGCGCGCGAAGACGGGTCCGAGCGCGCGCTGGTATTCCTGAATAACGGTTCGCGCGACGCGAAGGCTCCTCTTACGGGGGTGCGGTTGCCTCCGGACGGCTGGAGGAATCTTCTGACAGGCACGAGGATCCCACCCGCCGACAGCGTCGTCGTCCCGGCCCGGTCGGGAGTTATCCTGTTCTCAAGCTCGGCCGAATGA
- a CDS encoding alpha-amylase family glycosyl hydrolase has translation MKWIALLLAGVVTRAICADSVDVTFRFNIAGFPGGISVPGEFNGWNNAAWPMSYQGGTLWIRNARLAVGGNPAPGGIAGAWQYKFYYNGASPWPSDPLNHHVNTADNDNSFLYVKDPTIYQLLPNQRLPLVTTSTPTVSAYIFPTVGSVVDTSLLALEIDGISYPGLGQFYNFGTRQFTFIPPPLPNGSHLLILTAGANADTVTFETQGGFVRLLNQSPFSTLKPAWTLNGLVGDVSDTSILIVRNSTDTFAVAAAGGAFTFAAPLAEGTNTFVALADSAGISKASYPVQIQRIVNHSPLAAITFDTSLGQVRLKATSSSDPDSGESGQLSYLWSADPANPSATPGVDGSVSSIIGIPPPALPGEYYFNLIAADPGGNRDTTRNYFTIDPSGAMTVPSLASNPAWVKQGRLYEFFFKSATPQGTINAALPKLDFIASMGYNIIWVMPVMDNAFPINNGPGPGYDIIDFYKVAPEYGTNADFKNFVDHAHQLGLKVILDVTPNHTSTHHPFVSSVRSFRQNSPYWGFYQHQLITNPNYHPYISESLTPDSVFVYYSAFGGEILNYNWTDIDARSYMIGVYRWWVREMGLDGYRLDVYWGPTFRSNNGNGGENEMGHPLRVALKHIKPDILLLGEDNATGVGTETKFGDRGGGLDAAYDWNLFHNGIQFLYTPSPQTGSLNNYLLNFGGSSMGFLPGPNAYFMRFLENHDEERIIWQYQSAPKTMPVSTTVLLSVGLPLVYSGEEVGWGAGIPDYDQRRRGVIDWNSAARTLLLPHYQKLAQIRKQFPPFWSQRQINLPTGDSRLLAYTRPLNDLNGIILANFDSSAHTVSVSLSGSGSPNVDFTGGVQNGLAYHASDLYNDTVYTVVFASGSASLSVALPPFGSSVLVLAESTYSLALPAVLGVKDPLSVLPSKFSLAQNYPNPFNPATTIEYTVARGGPVSLKVYDLLGRNVATLFEGFRQPGRYSATWDASRSGEAGSGIYFYRFSTGWFQDVRKMLLIR, from the coding sequence ATGAAGTGGATCGCCCTCCTGCTGGCAGGCGTCGTCACCCGGGCCATCTGCGCAGACAGCGTGGACGTGACCTTTCGTTTCAATATCGCGGGGTTTCCGGGCGGAATTTCCGTTCCGGGAGAGTTTAACGGATGGAACAACGCCGCCTGGCCGATGTCGTATCAGGGGGGAACGCTCTGGATCAGAAACGCACGGCTGGCGGTCGGCGGCAATCCTGCGCCGGGCGGGATCGCAGGCGCCTGGCAATACAAGTTCTACTATAACGGCGCCTCCCCGTGGCCCAGCGACCCCCTCAACCATCACGTCAACACGGCGGATAACGATAATTCCTTCCTCTACGTGAAGGATCCGACCATCTATCAGTTGCTCCCCAACCAGCGGTTGCCCCTCGTCACGACCTCCACGCCAACGGTCTCCGCCTATATTTTTCCAACAGTTGGGAGCGTCGTGGATACCTCGCTCCTCGCGCTCGAGATTGACGGCATCTCCTACCCGGGGCTCGGCCAGTTCTATAATTTCGGCACCAGGCAGTTTACATTTATTCCGCCCCCCTTGCCGAACGGAAGCCATCTCCTGATCCTGACCGCCGGAGCGAACGCCGACACGGTGACATTCGAGACGCAGGGAGGGTTTGTGAGGCTTCTCAACCAGTCGCCCTTCTCGACGCTGAAACCGGCATGGACGCTGAACGGTTTGGTGGGCGACGTCTCGGACACCTCGATCCTCATCGTAAGGAATTCCACGGACACATTCGCGGTCGCCGCCGCGGGCGGAGCGTTCACATTCGCCGCCCCTCTCGCCGAAGGGACGAATACCTTTGTCGCCCTGGCAGATTCGGCCGGAATCTCCAAAGCTTCCTACCCGGTTCAGATCCAGAGGATTGTCAACCATTCCCCCCTCGCGGCGATCACCTTCGACACGAGCCTGGGGCAGGTGCGCCTCAAGGCAACGTCGAGCAGCGATCCCGATTCAGGCGAGTCGGGCCAGCTCTCCTACCTCTGGAGCGCGGATCCCGCCAACCCGTCGGCGACTCCGGGAGTGGATGGGTCTGTTTCTTCCATCATCGGGATACCCCCGCCGGCTCTCCCGGGGGAATACTATTTCAATCTCATCGCCGCCGACCCCGGGGGAAACCGCGATACGACGCGCAATTATTTTACGATCGACCCGTCGGGCGCGATGACCGTTCCGAGCCTCGCGAGCAATCCCGCGTGGGTGAAGCAGGGGCGGCTCTACGAGTTCTTCTTCAAGTCCGCGACCCCCCAGGGGACCATCAACGCCGCCCTGCCGAAGCTCGACTTCATCGCGAGCATGGGGTACAACATCATCTGGGTCATGCCGGTGATGGACAATGCGTTTCCGATCAACAACGGCCCGGGGCCGGGGTACGACATCATCGATTTTTACAAGGTCGCTCCCGAGTACGGCACGAATGCCGATTTCAAGAATTTTGTCGATCATGCGCACCAGCTCGGCCTGAAAGTCATCCTTGACGTGACGCCGAATCACACGAGCACGCATCACCCTTTTGTCTCGAGCGTACGGTCCTTTCGGCAGAATTCGCCCTACTGGGGATTCTACCAGCACCAGCTCATCACCAACCCGAATTACCATCCCTACATCTCCGAAAGCCTCACCCCCGATTCGGTTTTCGTCTATTACAGCGCCTTCGGAGGAGAGATTTTGAATTACAACTGGACTGATATCGACGCCCGGAGTTATATGATCGGCGTCTACCGGTGGTGGGTCAGGGAAATGGGGCTCGACGGGTACCGCCTCGACGTCTACTGGGGACCCACGTTCCGGTCGAACAACGGGAACGGCGGAGAGAATGAAATGGGACACCCGCTGCGGGTCGCGCTGAAACACATCAAGCCGGACATCCTGCTCCTCGGCGAGGATAATGCGACGGGTGTCGGGACCGAGACGAAGTTCGGGGACCGGGGGGGAGGCCTCGACGCGGCCTACGACTGGAACCTCTTCCACAACGGGATTCAATTCCTCTATACGCCGTCTCCGCAGACAGGCTCGTTAAACAACTATCTTTTGAACTTCGGAGGCTCATCGATGGGCTTTCTGCCGGGCCCCAACGCTTACTTCATGCGCTTTTTGGAGAATCATGACGAGGAGAGGATCATCTGGCAATACCAGAGCGCGCCGAAAACCATGCCGGTTTCGACGACCGTGCTCCTCTCCGTGGGGTTACCGCTCGTCTATTCGGGAGAGGAAGTCGGCTGGGGCGCGGGCATTCCGGATTACGACCAGCGCAGGCGGGGAGTGATCGACTGGAACAGCGCAGCCCGCACGCTTCTGCTGCCGCACTATCAGAAACTTGCCCAGATCAGGAAGCAATTTCCGCCCTTCTGGTCGCAACGCCAGATCAACCTTCCGACCGGCGACTCCCGCCTCCTTGCGTACACCCGTCCGCTCAACGACCTGAACGGGATCATCCTCGCCAACTTCGACTCGAGCGCCCATACGGTCTCCGTGTCGCTCTCGGGCTCCGGGTCGCCAAATGTCGATTTCACCGGCGGGGTTCAGAACGGTTTGGCGTATCACGCAAGCGATCTCTACAACGATACCGTCTACACGGTGGTATTCGCTTCGGGTAGCGCGTCGCTTTCTGTCGCCCTGCCGCCCTTCGGATCATCAGTGCTGGTGCTGGCCGAGAGCACCTATTCGCTGGCGCTTCCCGCGGTGCTGGGAGTGAAGGATCCTCTCTCCGTACTCCCCTCGAAGTTCTCGCTTGCGCAGAATTATCCGAACCCCTTCAACCCCGCGACCACGATCGAATATACCGTCGCCAGAGGCGGGCCCGTCTCGCTCAAAGTCTATGATCTCCTCGGCAGGAACGTGGCGACGTTGTTCGAGGGTTTCCGCCAGCCGGGGCGCTATAGCGCCACCTGGGACGCGTCGCGGTCGGGGGAGGCGGGGAGCGGCATCTACTTCTACAGATTCTCGACAGGATGGTTCCAGGATGTCCGGAAAATGCTGTTAATCCGGTAG
- a CDS encoding alpha-amylase family glycosyl hydrolase, which yields MPLQHLTNIRKRLNSASRKAAVKGSYAIPSLWSLSNSPNPANPAKSGGGTLQVDPFEFFDEALGRIEREPRSPIAGSPRGEWSRDAVIYNMFVRSTCAFDHDQNGKLDLPSNSSGWKETGTFLKAIALLPYVKSLGANVVHLLPITSIGSDGNKGTLGSPYAIKNPYELDRNLGEPNLGLGPEEEFKAFVEAAHHLGIRVVVEFVFRTSAKDGDWVKEHPEWFYWIKAEVRDRPPGSADESAYGPPLFTKEEMGEILKAVEEERFGSLPPPHKEFLELFTIPPAKSSIKLKGGRYLGVLPEHATVRIPGAFADWPPDDGQPPWGDVTFLKMYEHPDFNYIAYNTIRMYDSRLASEENINKPLWKKVADIIPYYQQNFGIDGVMIDMGHALPMQLKKEMISRARAIDPDFAFWDENFSVDAKSVEEGYSAVIGYVWSDLHHPDKLISLLRRFALEGYPIPFFATPESHNTPRAAMREGGMAYSRFAWAISNFIPAIPFIHSGFELGEKFPVNTGLDFTSKDLKNYPSASLPLFSQFAYDWTSRDEMTDWVRRVSAIRAKYRDLVVDHSPGSFRYVDTDNSSIVCFLRHSPQVKHQLCVAANPDMRLSQPFSLTLPPGSPAPIDLLSGEMLIHRDGSLKANLEPGQVILVEL from the coding sequence ATGCCGCTCCAACACCTCACGAACATCCGGAAACGACTGAACTCCGCGAGCCGGAAGGCAGCCGTAAAAGGGAGCTATGCCATCCCGTCGCTCTGGTCGCTATCGAATTCGCCGAACCCGGCGAACCCGGCGAAATCGGGGGGCGGTACTCTTCAAGTCGACCCCTTTGAATTTTTTGACGAAGCGCTCGGACGGATCGAAAGGGAACCCCGGTCCCCGATCGCCGGCTCTCCACGGGGAGAGTGGTCGCGGGATGCCGTAATCTATAATATGTTTGTCCGGAGCACCTGCGCGTTCGATCATGATCAGAACGGAAAGCTCGATCTCCCCTCGAACTCCTCCGGTTGGAAGGAGACCGGCACATTCCTGAAAGCCATCGCCCTTCTCCCTTATGTGAAATCACTCGGTGCAAACGTCGTCCACCTGCTGCCGATCACATCGATCGGTTCCGACGGGAACAAAGGGACGCTCGGCTCCCCCTATGCGATCAAGAATCCCTACGAGCTCGACCGTAATCTTGGCGAGCCGAATCTTGGCCTCGGGCCGGAGGAGGAATTCAAGGCGTTCGTGGAAGCCGCCCACCATCTCGGAATCCGGGTCGTCGTCGAATTCGTCTTCCGGACCTCTGCAAAGGACGGCGACTGGGTGAAGGAGCATCCGGAGTGGTTCTACTGGATCAAGGCGGAGGTAAGGGACCGGCCCCCGGGGTCGGCGGACGAGTCCGCATACGGCCCCCCGCTCTTTACGAAAGAAGAGATGGGGGAGATTCTGAAGGCAGTCGAGGAGGAGAGGTTCGGGTCACTTCCGCCTCCCCACAAGGAGTTCCTTGAGCTGTTCACAATACCGCCGGCCAAATCTTCCATCAAGCTGAAGGGGGGGAGGTATCTGGGCGTGCTCCCGGAGCACGCGACCGTCCGCATTCCGGGAGCATTCGCCGACTGGCCCCCGGACGACGGGCAGCCCCCCTGGGGCGATGTCACGTTCCTCAAGATGTACGAGCATCCGGATTTTAACTACATCGCTTACAACACCATCCGCATGTACGATTCCAGGCTGGCAAGCGAAGAGAATATCAATAAGCCGCTCTGGAAGAAGGTAGCCGATATCATTCCCTATTACCAGCAGAATTTTGGGATCGACGGCGTCATGATCGATATGGGGCACGCCCTCCCAATGCAACTCAAGAAGGAGATGATAAGCAGGGCCCGTGCAATCGATCCTGATTTTGCCTTTTGGGATGAGAACTTCTCTGTCGATGCGAAAAGTGTGGAGGAGGGGTATAGCGCGGTGATCGGATACGTCTGGAGCGATTTGCATCACCCCGATAAGTTAATAAGCCTGTTGAGGCGGTTCGCGCTCGAGGGTTATCCGATTCCCTTTTTCGCCACTCCCGAAAGCCATAATACACCGAGGGCGGCCATGAGGGAGGGTGGAATGGCTTATTCCAGGTTTGCATGGGCAATTTCCAACTTTATTCCCGCCATTCCTTTTATCCACTCAGGGTTCGAGCTTGGTGAAAAATTCCCTGTCAATACGGGGCTCGATTTCACCAGCAAGGATCTGAAAAATTACCCATCTGCCTCGCTCCCACTTTTTAGCCAATTCGCCTACGATTGGACGAGCCGGGACGAAATGACGGACTGGGTCAGGAGAGTCTCGGCTATAAGGGCCAAGTACCGCGATCTTGTCGTGGACCATTCTCCCGGATCCTTTAGGTATGTGGACACCGATAACTCCTCTATTGTTTGTTTCTTACGCCATTCACCTCAAGTTAAGCATCAGCTTTGTGTGGCAGCCAATCCGGACATGCGCCTGTCTCAGCCCTTTTCACTGACATTGCCTCCCGGCAGCCCGGCACCGATCGACCTCTTGTCCGGCGAGATGCTGATCCACCGTGACGGGTCTCTGAAGGCCAATCTGGAACCCGGACAGGTCATACTGGTGGAATTATGA
- a CDS encoding extracellular solute-binding protein produces the protein MRLSGILSGLILFLGLSCAMREDPNRIVIWHQMRVDERLILEDQIRQFMTLHPDIRVEAIYKETEELRSGFIIAAIAGQGPDLVYGPSDQVGPFQVMDIIRPLEPLFDTTLLQAFNPKGLTWYKGHLYQVADKLGNHLTLVYNKRLVKEPPRTDEELIALGRKLTLDTDGDGKIDQYALTWNYTEPFFFIPFMTGFGGWIMDDQGNPALDNPGTIGGLQFIKELRDTYRIIPPEADYNIADALFKDGKAAMIVNGDWSWSGYRKAGIDIGVAPLPRITRTGLWCAPMVSPKGYSINSNVPPEKVPLVAQFLRFILGPENQLQTAKALETMPTWKALYTDPFIRDDEILINSERQIELGRPMPVVPELRAIWDAMRPSYQAVLGGAKTPEQAARDMQRLALQKIAEMNE, from the coding sequence ATGAGGCTTTCTGGCATACTGAGCGGGTTGATCCTTTTCCTGGGACTTTCCTGCGCGATGAGGGAGGATCCGAACCGGATCGTCATCTGGCACCAGATGCGAGTAGACGAGCGGCTGATTCTCGAAGATCAGATACGGCAATTCATGACGCTTCACCCGGACATCCGCGTGGAGGCCATCTATAAGGAAACAGAGGAACTGAGGTCTGGATTTATCATCGCGGCGATCGCGGGGCAGGGACCCGATCTCGTCTACGGACCCTCGGATCAGGTCGGCCCGTTTCAAGTGATGGATATTATCAGGCCTCTGGAGCCGCTCTTCGATACTACCTTGCTTCAGGCATTCAATCCGAAGGGGTTGACCTGGTATAAAGGCCATTTATACCAGGTCGCCGACAAGCTCGGGAACCACCTCACACTGGTCTATAACAAGAGGCTTGTCAAAGAACCGCCCCGGACCGACGAGGAGTTGATAGCGCTGGGGAGGAAATTGACTCTCGACACGGACGGGGACGGTAAGATTGATCAATATGCGCTCACCTGGAATTATACGGAGCCTTTTTTCTTTATCCCGTTCATGACGGGGTTCGGCGGCTGGATCATGGACGACCAGGGGAATCCGGCGCTTGATAACCCCGGAACAATCGGGGGGTTGCAATTCATCAAGGAGTTGCGCGACACCTACCGGATTATCCCGCCTGAGGCCGACTACAATATCGCCGACGCTCTTTTCAAGGACGGGAAGGCGGCGATGATCGTCAACGGCGACTGGTCGTGGTCCGGCTACCGCAAGGCAGGCATCGATATCGGTGTCGCGCCGCTCCCGAGAATCACCCGGACCGGGCTCTGGTGCGCGCCGATGGTCTCCCCGAAGGGATATTCCATCAACTCAAACGTCCCCCCGGAGAAGGTTCCGTTGGTGGCCCAATTCCTTCGCTTTATACTCGGTCCGGAGAATCAACTGCAAACTGCGAAGGCCCTGGAGACGATGCCCACCTGGAAAGCCCTCTACACCGACCCGTTTATCAGAGACGACGAGATCCTCATTAATTCCGAGAGGCAGATAGAGCTCGGCAGGCCGATGCCGGTGGTCCCTGAGCTCCGGGCGATCTGGGACGCGATGCGTCCGAGCTATCAGGCGGTGCTCGGCGGGGCAAAGACTCCCGAACAGGCGGCGCGCGACATGCAGCGCCTCGCCCTTCAAAAGATCGCGGAAATGAATGAATAA
- a CDS encoding sugar ABC transporter permease encodes MNNRRRKIFIAVFVVPAFLILVGAVFYPFIYNVVISFSNMNLRHIKDWRFEGLNQYAKVFTEPTEPNFYGVFVKTIIWTAVNIVFHVVIGVSLALLLNQKIRGRSVYRTLLILPWAIPQYIVALTWRGMFNYEYGSINLIITKYLHLPAVEWLKSPTEAFLACILTNVWLGFPFMMVVALGALQSIPHELYEAAAIDGATWFHRLKSVTLPLIRPVMIPAITLGIVWTFNNLNIVWLVSNSGEPSDKTHILVSFVYKAAFNLYRYGYAAALSMIIFVILLIFSLTFLRRSKATEGAY; translated from the coding sequence ATGAATAACCGCCGCCGGAAAATATTCATTGCCGTCTTCGTCGTCCCCGCCTTCCTCATCCTGGTGGGCGCGGTGTTCTACCCGTTCATTTACAATGTGGTGATCTCGTTCTCGAACATGAACCTCCGCCACATCAAGGACTGGCGCTTCGAGGGGTTGAACCAGTACGCGAAGGTCTTTACGGAGCCCACCGAGCCGAATTTCTATGGCGTGTTCGTCAAGACGATCATCTGGACGGCCGTGAACATCGTGTTCCATGTCGTGATCGGGGTTTCGCTCGCGCTTTTGCTCAACCAGAAAATACGGGGGCGGTCGGTTTACCGCACACTCCTCATCCTGCCCTGGGCGATTCCCCAGTATATCGTCGCTCTGACGTGGCGCGGGATGTTCAATTATGAGTACGGGTCGATCAATCTCATCATCACGAAGTACCTGCACCTGCCGGCCGTGGAGTGGCTGAAGAGCCCGACGGAAGCATTCCTGGCTTGCATCCTCACCAATGTCTGGCTCGGATTTCCGTTCATGATGGTGGTGGCCCTCGGCGCGCTCCAGAGCATCCCGCACGAACTCTATGAGGCCGCTGCGATCGACGGAGCTACGTGGTTTCACCGGCTGAAAAGCGTCACGTTGCCGCTCATCCGTCCGGTCATGATACCTGCGATCACCCTCGGGATCGTCTGGACCTTCAATAACCTCAATATCGTGTGGCTCGTGAGCAATAGCGGCGAGCCCTCGGACAAGACCCATATCCTTGTTTCGTTCGTCTATAAGGCGGCATTCAATCTCTACCGGTACGGATATGCGGCGGCGCTCTCGATGATCATATTCGTCATCCTTCTGATCTTCAGCCTGACGTTCCTGCGGCGCTCGAAAGCCACGGAAGGGGCCTACTGA